The Spirosoma foliorum genome has a window encoding:
- a CDS encoding fibronectin type III domain-containing protein encodes MPKTIYLILVYCLFRTFLCPIARAQTTAPSTAPFCGIENITLEKAQSLVKEAEQARQKKIASGNAFQSVTYVPIRPHIIRQSNGSGGFSLANLNKVMAMTNSYYLSNGLGIQFYFAGSSPDYIDNDDMYNSYNYQSVDAYDARNAMNQYYVNQFAQSGLGGFAYYPDNAIYSTRSFILNEYWNIDDMGNRLIPHELGHSFNLIHTFDNNNGTGNSTELVTRGAGANCTSDGDLICDTPADPYGMPGAYLTYYNGCPQYDPNSTARDANGYSFSPSVTNIMSYYFPCTHDFTPGQYDRMQAALALRQSHTAYTLDAPPTNVTAPSNLSASLNGTSIVLTWRDNSSNEMGYFIERSTSASSGFVPIGGVAPDVTTFTDDKTVPYTQYYYRIRPSNSTTGSLSPVIPFLTDPSVTGLYSSTLSVNAVQLNWNSLGTGITYIVQYRPTGTIDWYTLSGVSTNYYQLYNLQVNTTYEWQVKATGASTYSGPLTFSIPCPVPSLYTTYPTRTSTSLSWLYAFPETYTLQWRVQNTLTWNTIEAVTSSYYSLTGLTASTAYEWRVQGTCPGSTTVTTDYSSPQSFTTQACPIPALRLYSTSSTSVSVYWYTSFYESGRTFSLRYRPVGTTDWTTLNGLTVQEYSYYSINGLTTNTTYEAQVESVCSPTDHSGFSPSLNFTPSCQAVTYTYSSANYSTASLQWSTNYQPEPGTTFDLQYRLLGTTDWSTINSIPVTPSYWTTTYSLTGLTPNTTYEWRVRTICPTNTQATHTIGNNFTTSCLAPNYGYWGSLSSSSVSLFWNASSEPTSRFDIRYRPIGAADWITLSNLTITGSSNVFSYSLTSLSNNTFYEWQVRTVCSATDNSTFINGQSFTTSCRIPENRYANPLSNSAYLGWTSMGFDVTYDVLYRRVGTTTWIPIAGLKSNNITIMGLLPSTSYEWQVSTRCSDGVMSAYSSTNSFTTYACITPYNLSTSNYTPTSAKLSWYNYYTDASSSYEVRYRIVGTTNWTVVSNLNSISLAITNLTPDMQYEWQVRTICSPTSSSDFSYSFLFQTCSAFYTIRAGNWYDNTIWSCNRIPTSTDIVQIKHAVTVPSYYTANALRVGFDPGQQLTFGQYARLQLGQ; translated from the coding sequence ATGCCAAAAACCATCTACCTTATTCTAGTGTATTGTCTTTTCAGAACTTTCCTTTGCCCAATCGCGAGAGCACAGACAACAGCTCCATCCACTGCTCCTTTTTGTGGTATCGAGAACATCACCCTGGAGAAAGCTCAATCTTTAGTGAAAGAAGCCGAACAGGCTCGTCAGAAAAAAATAGCTTCTGGCAATGCATTTCAATCAGTTACCTATGTGCCAATTCGCCCACATATCATACGGCAAAGCAATGGCAGTGGGGGATTCAGTTTGGCTAACTTAAATAAAGTAATGGCTATGACTAACAGCTATTACTTGTCTAATGGACTCGGAATTCAATTTTATTTCGCGGGCTCATCTCCCGATTATATCGATAACGATGATATGTATAACTCATATAACTATCAGTCGGTTGATGCTTATGATGCTCGTAATGCCATGAATCAGTATTATGTCAATCAGTTCGCACAGTCGGGGCTAGGCGGGTTTGCTTATTATCCAGACAATGCTATTTATTCCACCCGTTCGTTCATTTTGAATGAATACTGGAATATAGATGATATGGGTAACCGGCTCATACCCCACGAACTGGGCCACAGCTTTAACCTGATTCATACGTTCGATAACAATAATGGAACTGGTAATTCTACAGAACTGGTAACCCGGGGGGCTGGAGCCAACTGCACTAGTGATGGTGACCTGATTTGTGATACACCCGCAGACCCCTACGGCATGCCAGGGGCTTATCTTACCTATTACAACGGTTGCCCCCAGTATGACCCCAACAGTACAGCCCGGGACGCGAATGGCTATTCGTTCTCGCCATCAGTGACCAATATCATGTCGTACTATTTTCCTTGTACGCACGATTTTACACCCGGTCAGTACGACCGAATGCAAGCTGCACTAGCGCTTCGGCAAAGCCATACAGCCTATACACTAGATGCTCCACCTACCAACGTAACCGCTCCCAGCAATCTTTCTGCTAGCTTGAACGGGACGTCTATCGTTCTGACCTGGCGGGATAACAGTAGCAATGAGATGGGCTATTTTATTGAGCGTTCTACTTCGGCCAGTTCAGGTTTTGTACCCATTGGGGGCGTGGCTCCTGATGTAACGACCTTTACAGATGATAAAACAGTTCCTTATACGCAATATTATTACCGAATTCGCCCCTCTAATAGCACAACGGGGAGTCTTAGCCCTGTCATACCTTTTCTGACAGACCCCTCTGTAACAGGCCTTTACTCATCAACTCTCAGCGTAAATGCAGTACAGCTAAACTGGAACAGCCTGGGCACTGGTATTACCTATATCGTGCAGTATCGACCTACAGGAACTATAGATTGGTACACGCTTTCAGGTGTATCGACCAATTATTATCAATTATACAATTTACAGGTTAATACGACTTATGAATGGCAGGTAAAAGCAACTGGTGCTAGTACGTATAGTGGTCCACTGACTTTTTCAATTCCTTGTCCTGTACCCTCTCTTTACACGACATACCCTACCAGAACCTCAACTTCACTTAGTTGGCTATACGCTTTTCCTGAGACATATACCCTACAATGGCGCGTGCAAAACACACTGACCTGGAATACCATAGAAGCAGTCACCAGCAGCTACTATTCACTTACAGGTCTAACAGCATCTACAGCTTATGAATGGCGCGTACAAGGTACTTGCCCAGGTTCTACAACCGTCACGACCGACTATAGCAGTCCACAATCGTTTACAACCCAAGCCTGTCCAATACCCGCATTAAGACTGTATTCCACCAGTTCAACCTCTGTTTCGGTCTACTGGTACACGAGTTTCTATGAATCGGGTCGTACCTTTTCGTTACGCTATAGGCCCGTTGGAACAACTGATTGGACAACTCTGAATGGATTAACTGTACAGGAATACTCATATTATTCAATTAATGGCCTGACAACAAACACCACCTACGAAGCACAGGTGGAAAGTGTTTGTTCACCAACCGACCATTCGGGATTTTCTCCCTCGCTTAATTTTACGCCGAGTTGTCAGGCTGTTACATATACATATAGTTCAGCCAACTATTCTACGGCCAGCTTACAATGGTCCACGAATTATCAACCTGAACCAGGCACCACCTTCGACCTGCAATACCGGCTATTGGGGACCACCGACTGGAGCACTATAAATTCTATTCCTGTTACACCAAGTTACTGGACCACAACCTATTCGCTCACCGGCCTGACACCTAACACGACTTACGAGTGGCGTGTCAGAACAATTTGTCCTACAAACACTCAGGCAACTCATACAATTGGTAACAACTTCACCACTAGTTGCTTAGCGCCTAACTATGGTTACTGGGGTTCTCTATCTAGTTCCTCAGTGAGTCTCTTTTGGAACGCTTCTAGTGAGCCGACTTCGCGCTTCGATATACGTTACCGCCCGATTGGAGCAGCCGATTGGATCACACTTAGTAATCTGACCATTACAGGTAGCTCCAATGTATTTTCTTATAGTTTGACTAGTCTGTCGAATAATACTTTCTACGAGTGGCAAGTGAGAACCGTTTGCTCGGCAACAGACAATTCAACTTTTATTAATGGACAGAGCTTTACTACTTCCTGCCGAATTCCAGAAAATCGATATGCAAATCCACTGAGCAACAGTGCATACCTAGGCTGGACATCGATGGGTTTCGATGTCACCTACGATGTACTCTACCGACGTGTGGGAACAACCACCTGGATACCTATCGCTGGGCTTAAAAGCAACAACATTACGATAATGGGCTTACTACCCAGTACCAGTTACGAGTGGCAAGTCAGCACCCGATGTAGTGATGGGGTTATGTCTGCCTATTCTTCTACGAATTCATTTACTACTTACGCTTGCATTACACCCTATAATTTATCTACTAGCAACTATACGCCCACCTCAGCAAAATTGAGCTGGTATAACTATTATACAGATGCTAGTTCATCCTATGAAGTTCGCTACCGTATTGTTGGAACAACCAACTGGACGGTTGTCAGTAATCTTAACTCTATCAGCCTTGCAATTACGAATTTAACTCCTGATATGCAGTATGAATGGCAGGTTAGGACTATATGCTCCCCTACCTCAAGCTCTGACTTTTCGTACTCCTTCTTATTCCAGACCTGTAGTGCTTTTTATACCATTCGGGCAGGTAATTGGTATGATAATACAATCTGGTCATGTAACCGCATACCAACTTCAACTGATATCGTTCAGATTAAACATGCTGTAACTGTTCCATCTTATTACACAGCCAATGCGCTTAGGGTGGGTTTCGATCCGGGACAACAGCTCACGTTTGGACAGTACGCCAGATTACAACTGGGGCAGTAA
- a CDS encoding SusC/RagA family TonB-linked outer membrane protein, whose translation MPALYRSIRWTIATTLLLCLLPGLSALAQTITGRIVSSDDNQPLPGVSIVVKGTNAGTTSRADGTYSINTSSKSTLTFSFIGYTTQEIAVGNCTTLDVTMLAGDRTLNEVVVTALGIKKDIRQTGVAIQTVDGAQLIKAREPNPVNSLVGKVAGLTIGASAELLRRPNVILRGNTDVLFVVDGVPVNSDTWNISADDIDTYSVLKGASASALYGFRGKNGAILITTKRGTKDKRGFAVDVNTSQMVDNGFLAIPKVQDEYGPGDHGVYEFVDGKGGGKNDGDYDIWGPRFEGQLIPQYDSPVDPATGKRQGTPWVARGKDNLKRFLQAGILSTNNIAVSASGEKYDLRFSVSHNYQRGLVPNTKLNSTTFKINTGYNFTNRLRFEGDLQVNRQYTPNIPDVDYGPNSLIYNVVIWGGADWSIDDMKNYWQPGKEGVQQIYAEYQRYNNPWFITKEWLRGHYKTDIIGQTSLKYNIADGLDLQLRTQVSMWNLLRTEKFPYSATVYGREEAKGDYREDRRNLLDNNTDLLLKYNKRVSPNLNVNAIAGGNMRIYNFNSNYTSTNYLNVPGVYNFSNSLNAGLASNFMADMRVLSAYYSADFTLKDFVTLSTTGRMDKLSTLPKGNNTFFYPSVALSTVLSDYLHLPQAISFLKVRASYANVKDGLTQSTIGVPSFPLSYGQQYFSSYDGPTYQNSAVYSTPLTVNNTSTAYFTNTLNNPNIKPNSTSQTEVGLDVRFLNNRLAFDAAYYISEDGPRIFSLPISETTGYSAALVNGIKTQKKGVELSLTGKVIRSANGFNWDVLANWSTYKEIYKDFYPGVTALNTFFKIGDRTDKYYTKTFVYSPDGQIINDAGGRPLQTTVAQYVGNINPDWVWGLNNRFSYKNFTFSFQFDGRVGGVISDYVQQKTYAGGRHINTVLGDMGVSRLNDTKGIKSYLGEGVQVSNGANINYDADGKVTNYSELKFAPNTTKAYLQDYIAKRYGFDGGNIISRTFTKLREVVIGYNLPQTFTNRLGIKQASISFVGRNLLYFAEKKDIDIDQFTGNGRSDLQTPTTRRYGFNLNLTF comes from the coding sequence ATGCCTGCGCTATACCGAAGCATTCGGTGGACCATTGCCACAACGCTTTTGTTGTGCTTATTACCGGGTCTGTCGGCCCTGGCGCAAACCATCACCGGGCGGATTGTTTCCAGCGATGATAACCAACCGCTGCCGGGCGTATCGATTGTTGTAAAAGGCACCAATGCCGGAACCACCTCTCGCGCTGATGGTACCTATTCGATTAACACTTCCTCAAAAAGCACACTGACTTTTTCGTTTATCGGCTATACTACACAGGAAATTGCAGTCGGTAATTGCACTACTTTAGATGTGACAATGCTGGCTGGCGATCGGACACTGAATGAAGTTGTCGTAACGGCGCTGGGTATTAAAAAAGACATTCGGCAAACGGGGGTGGCCATCCAGACGGTCGATGGAGCTCAACTTATTAAGGCGCGCGAACCGAACCCGGTGAACTCCTTAGTAGGTAAAGTAGCTGGTTTGACCATCGGCGCTTCTGCCGAACTACTGCGTCGGCCCAACGTAATCTTGCGGGGAAATACCGACGTGCTGTTTGTGGTGGATGGCGTGCCTGTCAACTCTGATACCTGGAACATCAGTGCCGACGACATCGATACCTACTCTGTTCTGAAAGGGGCTTCGGCATCGGCTTTATACGGATTTCGGGGTAAAAACGGGGCTATCCTGATCACGACCAAACGCGGTACGAAAGATAAGCGCGGGTTTGCGGTGGATGTGAATACCAGCCAGATGGTAGATAATGGTTTTCTGGCCATTCCAAAGGTTCAGGATGAATATGGCCCTGGCGATCACGGCGTTTATGAATTCGTTGATGGTAAAGGCGGTGGTAAAAACGATGGTGACTATGACATTTGGGGACCTCGTTTTGAAGGCCAGTTGATTCCACAATACGATAGCCCGGTCGATCCGGCTACTGGCAAACGGCAGGGAACTCCCTGGGTTGCTCGGGGGAAAGATAACCTGAAGCGGTTTTTGCAGGCCGGGATTCTCTCGACTAATAATATCGCTGTATCGGCATCGGGTGAGAAGTACGACCTGCGATTCTCGGTTTCGCACAACTACCAGCGAGGTCTGGTTCCCAACACCAAACTAAACAGCACAACCTTTAAAATCAATACGGGCTATAATTTCACCAACCGACTTCGATTTGAGGGTGATCTGCAAGTGAATCGCCAGTATACACCAAACATTCCTGATGTTGATTACGGCCCTAACTCGCTGATTTATAACGTAGTTATTTGGGGTGGAGCCGACTGGAGTATCGATGATATGAAGAATTACTGGCAGCCTGGTAAAGAGGGCGTTCAACAGATATATGCTGAATATCAACGTTATAACAACCCGTGGTTTATTACAAAAGAATGGTTGCGTGGGCATTATAAAACAGACATTATCGGGCAGACATCGCTGAAATATAACATTGCCGATGGTCTGGACCTGCAACTACGCACGCAGGTGTCGATGTGGAACCTGCTTCGTACGGAGAAATTTCCGTATTCGGCAACCGTATATGGTCGGGAAGAGGCTAAAGGTGATTACCGTGAAGACCGTCGAAACCTCCTGGACAACAACACCGATCTGTTGCTCAAATACAACAAGCGCGTTAGCCCCAACCTGAATGTAAATGCCATTGCGGGGGGCAACATGCGTATTTATAACTTCAATTCAAATTACACATCGACCAACTACCTGAATGTGCCGGGGGTATATAACTTCTCGAACTCGCTCAATGCAGGTCTTGCTTCGAACTTCATGGCCGATATGCGTGTATTATCGGCCTATTATTCGGCTGACTTCACGCTGAAGGATTTTGTAACACTGTCGACCACGGGCCGGATGGATAAACTGTCGACGCTTCCCAAAGGCAACAATACCTTCTTTTATCCGTCGGTAGCGTTGAGTACCGTTTTGTCAGACTATCTACATTTGCCACAGGCTATTTCTTTCCTGAAAGTACGGGCTTCGTATGCCAACGTAAAAGATGGTCTTACACAGTCGACGATTGGGGTACCCTCGTTCCCATTAAGCTATGGTCAGCAGTATTTTTCATCCTATGACGGGCCAACCTATCAGAACTCGGCTGTATATAGTACGCCTTTAACGGTCAACAATACCTCGACGGCTTATTTCACCAATACGCTGAATAATCCCAACATCAAGCCGAATAGTACATCGCAGACTGAAGTTGGGTTAGATGTCCGCTTCCTGAACAATCGTCTGGCTTTCGATGCGGCCTATTACATCAGCGAGGATGGCCCACGTATTTTTAGTCTGCCTATCTCCGAAACAACCGGCTATTCGGCGGCTTTGGTGAATGGGATCAAAACACAAAAGAAAGGGGTTGAACTCTCCCTGACGGGCAAAGTGATCCGTAGTGCGAACGGCTTTAACTGGGATGTGCTGGCCAACTGGTCGACCTACAAAGAGATTTACAAGGATTTTTATCCGGGTGTAACGGCTCTGAATACGTTCTTCAAAATTGGCGATCGTACCGATAAATACTACACTAAAACGTTTGTTTACTCGCCCGATGGCCAGATTATCAACGACGCTGGTGGTCGCCCACTTCAAACGACAGTTGCGCAGTACGTAGGCAACATCAATCCCGATTGGGTATGGGGTCTGAACAACCGCTTCAGTTACAAGAACTTCACGTTTAGCTTCCAGTTCGATGGTCGCGTAGGGGGTGTTATTTCTGACTATGTACAACAGAAAACCTATGCGGGTGGCCGTCATATTAATACAGTTTTGGGCGATATGGGCGTATCTCGTCTGAACGATACAAAAGGAATAAAATCGTACTTAGGCGAAGGTGTTCAGGTGAGTAACGGGGCGAACATCAACTACGACGCCGATGGTAAGGTGACCAACTATAGTGAATTGAAGTTTGCGCCGAATACCACGAAAGCATACTTGCAGGATTACATTGCCAAACGGTATGGGTTCGATGGCGGTAATATCATCAGCCGCACATTTACCAAACTTCGCGAAGTCGTCATTGGCTACAACCTGCCCCAAACCTTCACCAACCGCCTGGGTATCAAGCAGGCATCTATCTCGTTCGTTGGCCGAAACCTGCTCTATTTTGCCGAGAAGAAAGACATCGATATCGACCAGTTTACGGGCAATGGCCGTTCGGATCTGCAAACGCCAACCACCCGCCGGTACGGGTTTAACTTGAATCTGACATTCTAA
- a CDS encoding SusD/RagB family nutrient-binding outer membrane lipoprotein: protein MKLHNYILPILALLLALSSCEKPFDELEKDPNRAVNAPASLVLKGILNDMYDSQNSPSGFAGVTYAPWGAEQRYNQFFDSNYNYYATNEYTWTTTSLNFYTLKDVLKMEAEAKRAGAADVNPYSALGKFFRAYFYENMTRRVGDIPLTDALKDQANLTPKYDTQKAVYIQILKWLDDANTDMAAIIAKGDNTLSGDFYFANNLRQWQKAVNTYRLRVLISLSKKESDADLGIKQKFADMIGNPTKYPILTGMSDNLQYIHNGVQNKYPRNQDNFGQNATRENMAKTYIDLLVERKDPRVFVVAEPASAKIAAGLKPTDYTAFVGASSGEDQQDMATKVLKGEYSFQNRKHYYSSYIGEPVFIIGYPELMFNIAEGINRGWVSGNADDYYQKGIAASMGFYGLKDGDNTVTFSRDGGNANFDNYTVNVSMSNYLAQASVKYAGNNATGLTQILTQKYIAFFQNSGLEAFYNQRRTGVPTFLTGVGTGNSARIPKRWQYPTNERTTNADNLKAALTNQYGGNDDINATMWILQ from the coding sequence ATGAAACTTCATAACTATATTCTTCCCATCCTTGCTCTCCTGCTGGCCCTATCCAGTTGCGAAAAGCCCTTCGATGAACTCGAAAAAGACCCGAACCGGGCCGTCAATGCGCCTGCTTCGTTGGTGCTGAAAGGTATTCTGAACGATATGTATGATAGTCAGAATAGTCCTTCTGGTTTTGCAGGTGTGACCTATGCACCCTGGGGAGCGGAGCAGCGGTACAATCAGTTTTTCGATAGTAACTACAATTACTACGCTACCAACGAATACACCTGGACAACGACAAGCCTGAATTTCTATACGCTGAAAGATGTGTTGAAAATGGAGGCCGAAGCCAAACGGGCAGGGGCTGCTGATGTGAACCCATATTCGGCGCTAGGAAAATTTTTTCGGGCTTATTTCTACGAGAACATGACTCGGCGGGTGGGCGATATTCCGTTAACCGATGCGTTGAAAGATCAGGCCAATCTGACGCCCAAATACGATACGCAGAAGGCGGTATACATTCAGATTCTGAAATGGCTCGACGACGCCAACACCGATATGGCAGCCATCATTGCGAAAGGCGACAATACATTGAGTGGCGATTTTTATTTCGCGAACAACCTGCGTCAGTGGCAGAAAGCTGTAAATACGTATCGGTTGCGGGTGCTCATTAGTTTGAGCAAGAAAGAAAGCGATGCCGATCTGGGTATTAAACAAAAGTTTGCCGATATGATTGGGAATCCGACGAAGTACCCGATTCTGACGGGAATGAGCGATAACTTACAGTACATCCACAACGGTGTTCAAAATAAATACCCGCGTAACCAGGATAACTTTGGCCAGAACGCTACGCGTGAGAATATGGCTAAAACGTACATAGATTTGCTGGTAGAACGTAAAGATCCCCGCGTTTTTGTTGTGGCAGAGCCTGCTTCGGCAAAGATTGCGGCTGGTTTGAAACCAACTGATTATACTGCGTTTGTGGGTGCTTCGTCGGGAGAAGATCAGCAGGATATGGCCACCAAAGTACTGAAAGGGGAGTACTCATTCCAGAACCGGAAGCATTACTACTCATCCTATATTGGCGAACCCGTCTTCATCATTGGCTACCCTGAACTGATGTTCAACATTGCCGAAGGGATCAACCGGGGATGGGTTTCGGGTAATGCCGACGATTATTACCAGAAAGGGATTGCTGCATCGATGGGTTTCTACGGGTTGAAAGACGGCGATAACACGGTAACATTCTCACGAGATGGCGGTAATGCCAACTTCGATAATTACACGGTTAATGTGAGCATGAGTAACTATCTGGCCCAGGCATCGGTAAAATATGCGGGCAACAATGCCACCGGACTGACTCAGATCTTGACCCAGAAATACATTGCCTTCTTTCAAAACTCAGGTCTGGAAGCGTTTTACAACCAACGCCGGACTGGCGTACCTACCTTCCTCACGGGCGTAGGTACAGGCAACAGCGCCCGGATTCCGAAACGCTGGCAGTACCCAACCAACGAACGGACAACCAACGCCGACAATCTGAAAGCAGCTTTGACCAACCAGTATGGTGGCAATGATGATATCAATGCTACGATGTGGATTTTGCAATAA
- a CDS encoding alkaline phosphatase family protein: MRLIYLLCSLFISSFALAQPAQNIILVTLDGVRWQEIFNGADSTLLFDPVFSRDTAGAHKQFWASTPTERRKRLTPFLWNTIGQQGQLYGNRQQGSRMNVSNPHWFSYPGYNEILSGYADDRIKSKDKIDNPNVTVLEFLNKQPGFAGKVGVFSSWDVIEAAVNEKKTGIYASSANEPSQPRTAADSLLSDITTLYPRENGDGVRADFLTYFAARQYVKQNQPRVLFLSFDETDDLAHAGRYLDHLRMLQSIDGYLANLWQLVQTMPQYAGKTAIVITTDHGRGHTPKARWKDHGTKTADSYQIWLAAMGEGISATGEQKNGPVLFQNQIAATLAQLLGFEFKTDHPVGKAIDTISGANR; this comes from the coding sequence ATGCGACTAATCTATTTACTGTGTTCGCTGTTTATAAGCAGTTTCGCACTGGCTCAACCAGCGCAGAATATTATTCTGGTAACTCTCGATGGGGTGCGCTGGCAGGAGATTTTTAACGGGGCAGACTCAACGCTCCTGTTCGATCCGGTGTTTAGCCGCGATACTGCTGGTGCTCATAAGCAATTCTGGGCATCTACCCCAACCGAACGTCGGAAGCGGCTTACACCTTTTCTCTGGAATACCATTGGGCAGCAGGGGCAACTCTATGGGAATCGCCAGCAAGGGAGTCGCATGAATGTGTCAAATCCGCACTGGTTTAGCTATCCTGGGTATAATGAAATTCTGAGTGGCTATGCCGATGATCGAATCAAGTCGAAAGACAAAATTGATAACCCCAATGTTACGGTGCTGGAGTTCCTGAACAAGCAACCTGGTTTCGCCGGAAAAGTGGGCGTGTTTTCGTCCTGGGATGTAATTGAAGCGGCTGTCAACGAAAAGAAAACCGGTATCTACGCCAGCTCGGCCAATGAACCCAGCCAGCCACGCACGGCTGCCGATTCGTTGTTGAGCGACATAACCACCTTGTACCCCCGAGAAAATGGCGATGGCGTTCGGGCCGATTTTCTGACGTATTTCGCGGCTCGTCAGTACGTAAAACAAAACCAGCCACGCGTGCTCTTTTTATCATTCGATGAAACGGACGATCTGGCTCATGCCGGGCGTTATCTGGATCATTTGCGAATGCTTCAGTCGATTGATGGGTATTTAGCGAATTTATGGCAACTTGTGCAGACAATGCCGCAGTATGCCGGAAAAACGGCCATAGTCATTACGACCGATCATGGACGTGGTCACACGCCAAAAGCACGCTGGAAAGATCACGGCACCAAAACCGCCGACTCATATCAGATCTGGCTGGCGGCAATGGGAGAAGGAATTTCAGCTACGGGTGAGCAGAAAAATGGGCCAGTGCTCTTTCAGAATCAGATAGCCGCTACCTTAGCTCAGTTGCTGGGCTTCGAGTTTAAGACGGATCATCCAGTTGGTAAAGCGATTGACACTATTTCGGGCGCAAATCGGTGA
- a CDS encoding metallophosphoesterase family protein has translation MMNRRTLLKSATLLPLASATDGLITSAPSARKRSLRFAYLGDTHITPDSKPMESVAKCFQHAQSHADKPAFILHGGDVIMDALAKDRADVQKQWDAWNSVVKANNSLPIEYCIGNHDIWGFEEAKSDPSYGKKWAVDQMKIGNRYRSFDRNGWHFIILDSVQPKPDGKWYTGYIDQEQLDWLKQDLAKTGTKTPVLILSHIPIFSPTGFFSEKNVKDGAWTIPAALVLSNTPELLKLFYQYPNVKTALSGHMHLLDRVDYNGVMYLCNGAVCGDWWRNDTYQQTKAGYALIDLYDDGTLERTYLHYQ, from the coding sequence ATGATGAATCGTAGAACACTCCTTAAATCAGCGACCCTGCTGCCCTTGGCGTCGGCTACTGACGGCCTGATCACATCGGCACCTTCAGCCCGTAAGCGCAGCCTACGCTTTGCGTACCTCGGCGATACGCACATTACGCCCGACAGTAAGCCGATGGAGTCGGTTGCGAAGTGTTTTCAACATGCGCAGAGTCATGCCGATAAACCAGCCTTCATTCTGCACGGGGGCGATGTGATCATGGATGCGCTGGCGAAGGATCGGGCCGATGTACAGAAACAGTGGGATGCCTGGAATTCGGTCGTAAAAGCGAACAACTCGCTGCCGATCGAATACTGCATCGGTAACCACGACATCTGGGGTTTTGAAGAGGCAAAATCAGATCCTAGCTACGGCAAAAAATGGGCAGTCGATCAGATGAAGATTGGCAATCGGTATCGCTCATTTGATCGGAACGGTTGGCATTTTATTATTCTCGACAGCGTACAACCTAAGCCAGACGGGAAGTGGTACACTGGCTACATTGATCAGGAGCAGTTAGACTGGCTGAAACAGGATTTAGCTAAAACAGGGACAAAAACGCCGGTTTTAATTCTGTCGCATATCCCGATTTTTAGCCCGACTGGCTTCTTCAGTGAGAAGAATGTTAAAGACGGAGCCTGGACCATTCCAGCAGCTTTAGTACTATCGAACACTCCTGAATTGCTGAAGCTGTTTTATCAATATCCAAACGTAAAAACCGCCCTGAGTGGCCATATGCACCTGCTTGATCGGGTGGATTATAATGGCGTTATGTACCTGTGTAACGGAGCTGTTTGTGGCGATTGGTGGCGCAATGACACCTATCAGCAAACAAAAGCAGGGTATGCCCTTATTGATCTGTACGATGACGGGACACTTGAACGGACCTATTTACATTACCAATAA
- a CDS encoding HD domain-containing protein yields the protein MQVIADLFIQSGDDAYYGEPVTQLEHALQCAQLAEKAGADEETIAAAFLHDIGHLLPPELAGGYMDGYGTIDHEKLGADYLREMGFSEKVAQLIEHHVNAKRYLVYKKPEYFARLSEASVKTLEFQGGPMKAGEALAFETNPYFREILQVRGWDEQAKIPGLSTPDMAYYLTICRQCLEYAQN from the coding sequence ATGCAAGTCATTGCCGATTTATTCATCCAGAGTGGGGACGACGCCTATTATGGTGAGCCTGTAACCCAGCTTGAACACGCCCTTCAATGCGCCCAGTTGGCCGAAAAAGCGGGTGCAGATGAGGAAACTATTGCCGCTGCTTTTCTGCACGATATTGGCCATTTGCTACCACCCGAATTGGCTGGCGGCTATATGGATGGCTACGGTACCATCGATCACGAGAAACTCGGAGCCGATTATCTGCGTGAGATGGGGTTTTCGGAGAAAGTTGCTCAACTGATTGAGCATCACGTAAATGCTAAGCGGTACCTGGTTTATAAAAAACCGGAATACTTTGCCCGATTGTCAGAAGCGAGTGTAAAAACGCTTGAATTTCAGGGCGGCCCTATGAAAGCGGGAGAGGCTCTGGCGTTTGAAACCAACCCATACTTCCGGGAAATTCTGCAAGTTCGGGGGTGGGATGAACAGGCTAAAATACCCGGTTTGTCAACGCCAGATATGGCCTATTATCTGACGATCTGTCGGCAATGTCTTGAATACGCCCAGAATTAG